A single region of the Solwaraspora sp. WMMD406 genome encodes:
- the purE gene encoding 5-(carboxyamino)imidazole ribonucleotide mutase — MIGVIMGSDSDWPTMRAAAEALDEFGVDHEVRVVSAHRTPRAMLDYAASAAGRGLQVIIAGAGGAAHLPGMVASMTPLPVIGVPVPLKHLDGMDSLLSIVQMPAGVPVATVSIGGARNAGLLAVRILAAADPVLRARMSAYQEDLVKLVETKDAALRASRTG; from the coding sequence ATGATCGGCGTCATCATGGGTAGCGACTCGGACTGGCCGACCATGCGGGCGGCGGCCGAGGCACTCGACGAGTTCGGCGTCGATCACGAGGTACGGGTGGTGTCCGCGCACCGGACGCCACGGGCCATGCTCGACTACGCGGCCTCCGCCGCCGGCCGTGGCCTGCAGGTGATCATCGCGGGGGCGGGCGGTGCGGCGCACCTGCCCGGCATGGTGGCGTCGATGACGCCGTTGCCGGTGATCGGCGTACCGGTGCCGCTGAAGCACCTCGACGGAATGGATTCGTTGTTGTCGATCGTGCAGATGCCGGCCGGGGTGCCGGTCGCGACGGTGTCGATCGGCGGGGCCCGTAACGCCGGCCTGTTGGCGGTCCGGATCCTCGCCGCCGCCGATCCGGTGCTGCGTGCCAGGATGTCGGCGTACCAGGAGGACCTGGTCAAGCTGGTGGAAACCAAGGACGCCGCCCTGCGCGCCTCCCGGACCGGCTGA